Proteins from a genomic interval of Paenibacillus sp. FSL H8-0048:
- a CDS encoding carbohydrate ABC transporter permease produces the protein MQNETILRTNKSPKSKLSRGLRDNLVAYSFIAPNFIGFALFTLVPMIFAFILAFVKWDGANPMKFTQLDNFSRLISDTTFHKALWNTIVYTIGVVPLTMIVALALAILLNQKIMGRNFMRTVFFFPYVASLVAVAAVWNFIFSPTMGPVNNILHLITGIPLEELPRWAADKQWAMFTVVLFTVWKNMGYYMVIYLAGLQGINPELYEAAELDGAGPWRRFRNVTVPQLAPTTFFVLMILVINSFKVYDIFINLFAGADNQLNNATRVMVYQIYNTAFRSLDYGYASAMAIVLFLLVLGITIVQFRGEKKYGQ, from the coding sequence ATGCAGAACGAAACCATATTGCGTACAAATAAGAGCCCAAAAAGCAAGTTGTCGCGCGGACTCCGGGATAACCTGGTCGCGTATAGCTTTATTGCGCCGAACTTTATCGGATTTGCCCTGTTTACCCTGGTACCGATGATCTTTGCCTTTATTCTGGCGTTTGTGAAATGGGACGGGGCCAATCCGATGAAGTTCACCCAGCTGGACAACTTCTCCCGGCTGATCTCGGATACCACCTTCCACAAAGCCTTGTGGAACACGATTGTCTACACCATCGGTGTCGTGCCGCTGACCATGATCGTGGCGCTGGCGCTGGCGATTCTGCTCAATCAGAAGATCATGGGCCGTAATTTCATGAGAACGGTATTCTTTTTTCCATATGTGGCATCGCTGGTCGCGGTTGCTGCGGTATGGAACTTCATCTTCAGCCCGACCATGGGTCCGGTGAACAACATCCTGCATCTGATTACCGGCATTCCGCTGGAGGAGCTGCCCCGCTGGGCGGCGGATAAGCAGTGGGCGATGTTTACAGTAGTGCTTTTCACCGTGTGGAAAAACATGGGATATTATATGGTCATCTATCTTGCTGGTCTCCAGGGGATTAACCCGGAGCTGTATGAGGCTGCTGAGCTGGACGGCGCAGGCCCGTGGAGAAGATTCCGCAATGTGACTGTGCCGCAGCTGGCACCAACCACCTTCTTTGTCCTGATGATTCTGGTCATCAACTCGTTCAAGGTCTACGATATCTTCATCAACCTGTTCGCCGGCGCCGATAACCAGCTCAACAATGCTACACGGGTCATGGTCTATCAGATCTACAACACGGCGTTCCGCTCGCTGGATTACGGGTATGCCAGTGCCATGGCAATTGTACTATTCCTGCTGGTACTCGGCATCACCATCGTCCAGTTCCGCGGCGAGAAGAAATACGGACAATAG
- a CDS encoding carbohydrate ABC transporter permease, whose product MVGKSKGLKISLMVLVYALLILTVLAMLVPYIWMLSSSLKLNKDVFSFPMKWIPANPRWENFQDIWTRIPLGRFIYNTAKLSIIVTILQLLTSSFAAYAFSKLHFRGKNVIFLGYIATIAIPWQAYMVPQFILMRYMGLNNTHLAIILLQAFSAFGVFMMRQFYQGVPDELCEAARIDGLSEYGIWARIMLPLSKPALSTLTIFTFVATWNDFLGPMIYLTDTKLKTIQIGLRMFISQYSAEYGLIMAASVVSIIPVVIVFLALQKYFVQGVAASGIKG is encoded by the coding sequence ATGGTTGGTAAAAGTAAAGGACTTAAAATCAGCTTAATGGTGCTTGTATATGCCCTGTTAATTCTGACCGTGCTGGCAATGCTGGTGCCGTACATCTGGATGCTGTCGTCTTCGCTCAAGCTGAATAAGGATGTCTTCTCCTTCCCGATGAAGTGGATTCCGGCGAATCCGCGCTGGGAGAACTTCCAGGATATCTGGACGCGGATTCCGCTCGGGCGCTTCATCTACAATACAGCGAAGCTGTCAATTATCGTTACGATTCTGCAGCTCCTGACTTCCAGCTTCGCCGCGTATGCGTTCTCCAAGCTGCATTTCAGAGGCAAAAATGTGATCTTCCTGGGGTACATCGCCACGATCGCGATCCCTTGGCAGGCCTACATGGTGCCGCAGTTCATTCTGATGCGCTATATGGGCTTGAACAATACTCACCTGGCGATCATTTTGCTGCAAGCCTTCTCGGCCTTCGGGGTGTTCATGATGCGCCAGTTCTATCAGGGGGTGCCGGATGAATTATGTGAAGCAGCCCGGATTGACGGACTGAGCGAATATGGAATTTGGGCGAGAATTATGCTTCCGCTATCCAAGCCTGCGCTGTCCACGCTGACCATCTTCACCTTCGTGGCCACCTGGAATGACTTCCTGGGGCCAATGATCTATCTGACCGATACGAAGCTTAAGACCATCCAGATCGGTCTGCGGATGTTCATCTCACAGTATTCTGCAGAATATGGCCTGATTATGGCGGCGAGTGTGGTGTCAATCATTCCGGTAGTGATTGTGTTCCTGGCGCTTCAGAAGTACTTTGTACAGGGAGTTGCTGCTTCGGGGATTAAGGGGTAG
- a CDS encoding ABC transporter substrate-binding protein has product MNLKRFYGMTLSAALSVSLLAGCSGNNNTKDAAATNAPASGNAATASSEPSQEPVTLKWALWDWEATAYYKPLIDAYKAAHPNVTIEYVDLGSTDYMTMLSTQLSGGADLDVLTIKDIPGYSNLVKQNHLEPLKTYMGDKSIDPSVYGGTVEQIEVNGEVYALPFRSDFWLIYYNKALFDKAGVDYPTNDMTFDQYDELARKMTSGSGSEKVYGAHYHTWRSAVQLFGILDGKNTVVGGNYDFLKPTYERILKEQEDGIVMDYATLKTSSTHYSGVFYNNSVAMMNMGSWFIATQIEKVKSGESQSAEWGIVKYPHPEGVEAGTTLGTITSLAVNQKSKHKEAALDFMNFVTGAEGAKVIASTGTIPAIKNDEVINSITSIDGFPSDENSKAALNTVQTYLEMPIHEKSADIEVILNEAHDNIMTKNATIDEGLKDMNDRVGQLLNN; this is encoded by the coding sequence ATGAACTTAAAAAGATTCTACGGCATGACCCTAAGCGCCGCGCTCTCCGTGAGCCTGCTGGCCGGATGCTCCGGCAATAACAATACGAAAGACGCTGCTGCAACGAATGCACCTGCTTCGGGCAACGCTGCAACCGCTTCCTCCGAGCCAAGTCAGGAGCCTGTAACACTGAAGTGGGCGCTGTGGGACTGGGAAGCAACTGCCTACTACAAACCGCTGATCGATGCTTACAAGGCTGCACATCCGAACGTAACTATTGAGTATGTGGACCTTGGCTCCACCGACTATATGACCATGCTCAGCACTCAACTCTCGGGCGGGGCAGATCTGGACGTTCTGACGATCAAAGACATTCCGGGCTACTCGAACCTTGTGAAGCAGAATCACCTGGAGCCGCTGAAGACGTACATGGGTGACAAATCGATCGATCCTTCGGTATACGGCGGTACGGTGGAGCAGATTGAAGTGAACGGCGAGGTGTATGCGCTTCCGTTCCGCAGTGACTTCTGGCTGATCTACTACAATAAGGCCTTGTTCGACAAAGCAGGCGTGGATTATCCGACCAACGATATGACGTTCGACCAATACGATGAGCTGGCCCGCAAGATGACCTCCGGCAGCGGCTCGGAAAAAGTATATGGCGCCCACTACCACACCTGGCGCAGCGCGGTTCAACTGTTCGGCATTCTGGATGGCAAGAACACCGTGGTCGGCGGCAACTATGACTTCCTGAAGCCTACCTATGAGCGCATTCTGAAGGAGCAGGAAGATGGCATCGTGATGGATTACGCAACCCTGAAGACCTCCAGCACGCATTACTCCGGCGTATTCTACAATAACTCTGTAGCCATGATGAACATGGGCAGCTGGTTCATTGCCACTCAGATTGAGAAGGTGAAGAGCGGCGAATCCCAGTCCGCAGAATGGGGCATCGTGAAGTATCCTCATCCTGAAGGCGTAGAAGCCGGAACGACGCTGGGAACGATTACTTCCCTGGCCGTGAACCAAAAGTCCAAGCACAAAGAAGCGGCCCTTGATTTCATGAACTTTGTAACCGGAGCGGAAGGCGCTAAGGTGATTGCTTCTACCGGTACGATTCCTGCGATCAAAAACGATGAGGTTATCAATTCCATTACCTCCATCGACGGCTTCCCGTCAGACGAGAACAGCAAGGCTGCGCTGAATACAGTTCAGACTTATCTGGAAATGCCAATCCATGAGAAGAGTGCGGACATTGAGGTTATTCTGAATGAAGCGCATGACAACATCATGACCAAGAACGCAACAATCGACGAAGGCTTGAAGGATATGAATGACCGGGTAGGCCAGCTTTTGAACAATTAA